Proteins found in one Salmo salar chromosome ssa26, Ssal_v3.1, whole genome shotgun sequence genomic segment:
- the LOC106562621 gene encoding ADAMTS-like protein 5: MSTLLTRRLSLCQALTFICLLVSAVCLSSQPSSSWVSAWGPSEGRSARARRQLHYRNEWALWNGWSVCSRSCGGGASVRTRTCITRNPVGGPCSGDPRQYKICNTKGCAGGSEDFREMQCSAYNDRPLVTGNSYRWTTFHGGSNPCELSCLAQGHNFYYNFGRVLDGTACSKEAGDVCVNGKCLAPGCDLILGSDQQEDACMVCGGQNSTCLHHRSVYQNAQGAAGPFGYNEVTMIPAGATHIRVTDNSRNYLALQNGRSQFVINGNWKISVPGEYSVAGTKLLYKRSVDTWESFEVPGPTMEDLHVMVLVTDRNPGIEYEYWLPPDRYALFHGRRSQLRQPHHTASYIPWDHPTTTTTTTTTRPLPVTTRPYWAPPGGWPIKSPRHPARQPPHQPHHPPLLPRLERDETRRNRLPQPPRGGHCGKCRRARGRGERQRQFCQKDFVFRAKVMSKLYRGEETRYDVQIIHTYHNRFRLEHREFLWVPNVCDCPPLEEGRQYVLMVRRHINNEQTLNRILMEEDSYAIPYKPREDALLRPLEDLCSNRGPRPPAELRRGYA, encoded by the exons gaGGTTGTCTCTCTGCCAGGCTCTGACCTTCATCTGCCTGCTGGTCTCTGCCGTCTGCCTGTCCTCCCAGCCCAGC TCTTCCTGGGTGTCTGCGTGGGGTCCTTCAGAGGGTCGTTCAGCGCGTGCCCGACGACAGCTGCACTACAGGAACGAATGGGCCCTGTGGAATGGCTGGTCCGTGTGCTCGCGCTCATGTGGGGGAGGGGCCTCTGTGCGTACACGCACCTGCATCACCAG GAACCCAGTTGGCGGACCATGTTCAGGAGACCCCAGACAATACAAGATCTGCAACACCAAG GGGTGTGCTGGGGGCTCAGAGGACTTCAGGGAGATGCAGTGTTCTGCCTACAACGACAGACCGCTGGTGACTGGAAACAGTTACAGATGGACCACCTTCCATGGAG GTTCTAACCCGTGTGAGCTGAGCTGTCTGGCCCAGGGTCACAACTTCTACTACAACTTTGGTCGCGTCCTGGACGGCACTGCCTGCAGTAAAGAGGCTGGAGATGTGTGTGTCAATGGAAAATGCTTG GCACCGGGCTGTGACCTGATCCTGGGCTCGGACCAGCAGGAGGATGCCTGTATGGTGTGTGGAGGACAGAACTCCACCTGTCTACACCACAGGAGTGTGTACCAGAATGCACAGGGAGCAG CGGGTCCGTTTGGGTACAATGAAGTGACCATGATCCCAGCTGGAGCTACTCACATCCGTGTCACCGATAACAGCAGGAACTATCTGG CGCTCCAGAACGGGCGTTCCCAGTTTGTCATTAATGGGAACTGGAAGATCAGTGTTCCTGGGGAGTACAGCGTAGCGGGAACCAAGCTCCTGTACAAGCGCTCTGTGGACACCTGGGAAAGCTTTGAGGTCCCTGGACCCACTATGGAGGACCTGCACGTCATG GTGTTGGTGACAGACAGGAACCCGGGGATAGAATACGAGTATTGGCTCCCTCCAGACCGCTACGCTCTGTTCCATGGCAGGAGGAGTCAGCTACGCCAGCCTCACCACACTGCCAGCTACATCCCCTGGGATCaccccaccactactactaccactactactactaggccTCTCCCTGTCACCACAAGACCCTACTGGG CTCCTCCAGGTGGCTGGCCCATCAAGTCCCCTCGCCATCCAGCTCGACAACCCCCTCACCAGCCCCACCACCCACCCCTCCTTCCCCGCCTGGAGAGGGACGAGACCAGGAGGAATCGACTACCCCAACCACCCCGAGGAG GGCATTGTGGGAAATGTAGGCGGGCCCGCGGTCGAGGGGAGCGCCAGAGGCAGTTCTGCCAGAAAGACTTCG TGTTCCGTGCCAAAGTCATGAGCAAGCTGTACCGGGGCGAGGAGACGCGCTACGATGTCCAGATCATCCACACCTACCACAATCGCTTCCGCCTGGAGCACCGCGAGTTCCTGTGGGTGCCCAACGTGTGTGACTGCCCCCCTCTGGAGGAAGGGCGCCAGTACGTACTGATGGTGCGTCGCCACATTAACAACGAGCAGACGTTGAACCGGATACTGATGGAGGAGGACAGCTACGCGATACCCTATAAACCTAGAGAGGACGCTCTGTTGCGCCCCCTGGAGGATCTGTGTAGTAACAGAGGGCCCAGGCCACCTGCGGAACTGAGACGCGGCTATGCCTAG